Proteins co-encoded in one Marinobacter gudaonensis genomic window:
- a CDS encoding 3-deoxy-7-phosphoheptulonate synthase produces MLAILHPNISLDSEEYRTTLHYLEHLPGVSIRVHEVQGASQRLTEIYLLGETKSLNKEEIEALPAVERAIRISEDYRILGRHRDDRRQSGFTYNGVEFSQSNLNVFAGLCAVDVPEHVEMMMQALEDHGEVCTRMGAYKPRTNPYSFQGHGKGCLPWVFEKAGKHGIKVIAMEITHESHIEEIDNCLEKLGRPTGVMLQVGTRNTQNFELLKAIGRQNTYPVLLKRGFGITLNESLNAAEYLASEGNANVIFCLRGMKTEAGQPHRNMVDFAHVPAVKRLTRMPVCVDPSHSVGSREQSPEGILDVMHATAQGVIAGANMVLVDFHPKPEKALVDGPQALLMNELPAYLEDIRLCHDTWKKRQAIYDRLKENAAE; encoded by the coding sequence ATGCTAGCCATTCTGCATCCGAACATTTCGCTGGACAGCGAGGAGTACCGCACCACCCTGCACTACCTGGAGCATCTGCCGGGAGTATCGATCCGGGTCCACGAGGTACAGGGTGCCAGCCAGCGGTTAACCGAGATCTATCTCCTCGGGGAAACCAAGTCCCTCAACAAGGAAGAAATCGAGGCCCTTCCCGCTGTCGAGCGCGCCATCCGTATCTCGGAAGACTACCGGATCCTTGGCCGGCACCGGGACGATCGGCGCCAGAGCGGGTTCACCTACAACGGCGTGGAGTTCAGCCAGTCCAACCTGAATGTCTTTGCGGGGCTCTGCGCCGTGGACGTGCCAGAACACGTTGAAATGATGATGCAGGCCCTGGAAGATCACGGAGAGGTATGCACGCGCATGGGCGCCTACAAGCCGCGTACCAACCCCTATTCATTCCAGGGCCATGGCAAAGGCTGCCTGCCCTGGGTGTTCGAGAAGGCGGGCAAGCACGGTATCAAGGTGATCGCCATGGAGATCACCCACGAGAGCCACATTGAGGAAATCGACAACTGCCTGGAAAAGCTCGGGCGGCCAACTGGTGTCATGCTGCAGGTGGGCACCCGCAATACCCAGAACTTTGAATTGCTGAAGGCTATTGGCCGTCAGAACACCTATCCGGTTCTGCTCAAGCGGGGCTTCGGTATTACCCTGAACGAATCCCTGAACGCAGCCGAATATCTGGCCAGCGAGGGTAATGCTAACGTCATTTTCTGCCTGCGCGGCATGAAAACCGAGGCCGGCCAGCCGCACCGGAACATGGTGGACTTTGCCCATGTGCCCGCCGTCAAGCGCCTCACACGTATGCCCGTGTGCGTGGACCCATCCCATTCCGTGGGCAGCCGGGAACAGTCCCCCGAAGGCATCCTGGATGTCATGCACGCCACCGCCCAGGGCGTCATTGCCGGCGCCAACATGGTACTGGTGGATTTCCACCCGAAGCCGGAAAAGGCTCTGGTGGATGGCCCACAAGCCCTGTTGATGAATGAATTACCGGCGTACCTGGAGGACATCCGGCTCTGCCACGACACCTGGAAAAAACGCCAGGCCATCTATGATCGGCTGAAGGAAAACGCAGCAGAATGA
- the dusA gene encoding tRNA dihydrouridine(20/20a) synthase DusA — protein MSVIASPTATTSEPGLSRRFCVAPMMDWTTSHYRYLARQLSRHTLLYTEMVTTGALIHGDTARFLRHDEAEYPLALQLGGSDAGELAHCAKLARDYGFDEVNLNVGCPSDRVQNNMIGACLMGHPDKVAEGVQAMIEATDLPVTVKHRIGIDGRESWDDLCEFVEKVAAAGCRTFIVHARIAILEGLSPKENREVPPLKYDWVYRLKAKYPELEIIINGGIKTFDECHEHLRHTDGVMLGREAYHNPWLLAGVDSEFFGTDAPVRTRHEALRAMLPFIQSELERGVYLTHMSRHLLGLFHGQPGGRQFRRYISENAHKSGAGLEVIETALDKVRESDAEIAEA, from the coding sequence ATGTCAGTCATAGCATCACCTACCGCCACAACAAGCGAACCCGGCCTTTCCCGCCGCTTCTGCGTGGCCCCGATGATGGACTGGACCACGAGCCACTATCGCTATCTGGCCCGGCAGCTGAGTCGACACACGCTCCTGTACACCGAGATGGTCACCACCGGCGCCCTCATTCATGGCGACACGGCCCGCTTTCTTCGCCACGACGAAGCCGAGTACCCGCTCGCGCTCCAGCTCGGTGGCAGCGATGCCGGTGAGCTGGCCCATTGCGCAAAGCTGGCCCGGGACTACGGGTTTGATGAGGTTAACCTGAACGTGGGTTGCCCGAGCGATCGCGTGCAGAACAACATGATTGGCGCCTGTCTGATGGGCCATCCCGACAAGGTGGCGGAGGGGGTACAGGCGATGATCGAGGCCACAGACCTACCGGTGACGGTCAAGCACCGCATTGGCATTGATGGTCGGGAATCCTGGGACGACCTCTGCGAGTTTGTGGAGAAAGTGGCCGCCGCCGGTTGCAGGACCTTTATCGTACATGCCCGTATTGCCATTCTTGAGGGCTTGAGCCCGAAGGAAAATCGCGAAGTTCCGCCGCTCAAATACGACTGGGTGTACCGGCTCAAGGCGAAATATCCGGAGCTTGAGATCATCATTAACGGCGGCATCAAGACCTTTGACGAGTGCCACGAGCATCTGCGTCACACCGACGGTGTGATGCTCGGACGTGAGGCTTACCATAATCCGTGGCTGCTGGCCGGTGTGGACTCGGAGTTCTTTGGCACCGACGCGCCGGTGCGCACCAGACACGAAGCGTTACGCGCCATGCTGCCGTTTATCCAGAGTGAACTGGAGCGGGGCGTTTACCTTACCCATATGTCCCGGCACTTGCTCGGTCTGTTCCATGGCCAGCCCGGAGGCCGCCAGTTCCGACGCTACATCAGCGAAAACGCCCACAAATCCGGCGCAGGCCTCGAAGTCATCGAAACAGCGCTCGATAAAGTGCGCGAATCCGACGCCGAGATTGCCGAAGCGTAA
- a CDS encoding glycerophosphodiester phosphodiesterase: MIVYGHRGAKGEAPENTLPGFRHAYRHGIRHFELDLVLSKDGIPVLVHDLSVDRTTYLKGDISQFTARELAAMDARRNTSSWPTAAGIPSLEDLLDQFDDLEHLQLEVKKDKRPRLNILSNRLTEIIQRRDLYEKVAITSSDTWFLNEIRRRNRNIRIGLVSDRKFPKPLNVATRLNCEYLCINWRLCSKELVSMAHRRGMHVSTWTVNRIHDMLQLEGMGVDSIITDYPTSTRIFFDNRSRTLLNLPGQEASTTAPEPKAEERFRLSPSSR; this comes from the coding sequence ATGATCGTATACGGACACAGGGGCGCCAAGGGAGAAGCGCCTGAAAACACACTTCCCGGCTTTCGCCATGCCTATCGACACGGCATCCGTCATTTCGAACTGGATCTCGTGTTGTCCAAGGATGGAATACCGGTTCTGGTGCACGACCTCTCGGTAGACCGCACCACCTATCTCAAGGGCGACATCAGCCAGTTTACCGCCCGGGAGCTGGCCGCCATGGACGCGCGGCGAAACACCAGCTCCTGGCCCACGGCAGCCGGCATTCCGTCGCTGGAGGACCTGCTGGATCAGTTCGATGACCTGGAGCACCTGCAACTGGAGGTGAAGAAGGACAAGCGCCCGCGACTCAACATCCTTTCCAATCGGCTGACAGAAATCATCCAGCGCAGGGATCTCTACGAAAAGGTCGCGATTACCTCGTCAGACACCTGGTTCCTTAACGAAATCCGGCGCCGCAACCGTAACATCCGCATTGGCCTGGTGAGCGACCGAAAATTCCCTAAGCCCCTTAATGTCGCAACCCGCCTGAACTGCGAATACCTCTGCATCAACTGGAGGCTCTGCTCGAAGGAACTGGTGAGCATGGCTCATCGGCGAGGAATGCACGTCTCCACCTGGACGGTAAACCGCATTCACGACATGTTGCAGCTGGAAGGAATGGGCGTAGACAGCATCATTACCGACTATCCCACAAGCACACGAATTTTCTTCGATAACCGGTCCCGGACGCTACTGAACCTCCCCGGACAGGAAGCATCGACGACCGCACCCGAGCCCAAGGCGGAAGAGAGATTCCGCCTGAGCCCCAGTTCACGCTGA
- the sthA gene encoding Si-specific NAD(P)(+) transhydrogenase → MAEHHYDVVVIGAGPSGEGAAMNATKHGKRVAIIEDKPTVGGNCTHWGTIPSKALRHSVKQIITFNTNQMFRDIGEPRWFSFPRVLQNAQKVIGKQVKLRTQFYARNRVDLINGRASFIDKNRIEVRGSKSSEILHFKQAIIATGSRPYLPPDVDFRHHRIYNSDTILNLSHTPRTLVIYGAGVIGSEYASIFAGLGVKVDLINPGSRLLTFLDDEISDALSYHLRNNGVLVRHNEQYESVVGDDHGVVLSLQSGKKIRADAFLWCNGRSGNTEKLGLENIGLVPNGRGQLAVDEHYRTEVENVYAAGDVIGWPSLASAAYDQGRSASSDIVQDEYFRFVSDVPTGIYTIPEISSVGKTERELTEAKVPYEVGQAFFKDLARAQITGEAVGMLKILFHRETRQILGIHCFGDQAAEIVHIGQAIMNQEGEANSLNYFINTTFNYPTMAEAYRVAALNGLNRIF, encoded by the coding sequence ATGGCAGAACATCATTACGACGTCGTCGTTATCGGCGCCGGACCGTCCGGCGAAGGCGCGGCGATGAATGCGACGAAACACGGCAAACGTGTCGCGATCATCGAGGACAAGCCGACCGTTGGTGGTAACTGCACTCACTGGGGAACCATCCCCTCAAAGGCGCTGCGTCACTCCGTCAAGCAGATCATTACCTTCAACACCAACCAGATGTTCCGGGATATCGGCGAGCCCCGTTGGTTCTCCTTCCCGAGGGTGCTCCAGAATGCCCAGAAGGTGATCGGTAAACAGGTAAAGTTGCGGACTCAGTTCTACGCCCGCAACCGGGTGGATCTGATCAACGGCCGGGCTTCCTTCATCGATAAAAACCGCATTGAAGTCCGTGGTAGCAAGTCCTCGGAAATCCTGCACTTCAAGCAGGCGATCATTGCCACCGGCTCCCGGCCTTACCTGCCGCCCGATGTGGATTTTCGCCACCACCGGATCTACAACTCTGACACCATCCTCAACCTGTCGCACACGCCGCGTACACTCGTAATCTACGGCGCCGGGGTTATCGGCTCGGAATACGCCTCGATCTTTGCTGGTCTGGGCGTGAAAGTGGATCTCATCAACCCGGGCAGCCGCCTGCTGACATTCCTGGATGACGAGATTTCCGATGCACTGAGCTACCACCTGAGGAACAACGGCGTGCTGGTGCGTCACAACGAGCAGTATGAAAGCGTGGTGGGCGATGACCACGGCGTGGTGCTTTCGCTGCAGTCGGGCAAGAAAATCCGGGCCGATGCCTTCCTCTGGTGTAATGGGCGCAGCGGTAATACCGAGAAGCTTGGTCTGGAAAACATTGGTCTGGTGCCCAATGGCCGTGGCCAACTGGCTGTGGACGAGCACTATCGGACCGAGGTGGAAAATGTCTACGCCGCCGGCGACGTGATTGGCTGGCCGAGCCTGGCCAGCGCTGCCTACGACCAGGGTCGCTCAGCCTCCTCGGATATCGTTCAGGACGAGTACTTCCGGTTCGTTTCGGACGTTCCAACCGGCATCTACACCATTCCTGAGATCAGCTCCGTAGGCAAGACAGAGCGCGAGCTGACCGAGGCCAAGGTACCCTACGAAGTGGGGCAGGCGTTCTTCAAGGACCTGGCGCGCGCCCAGATTACCGGTGAGGCGGTGGGCATGCTCAAGATCCTGTTCCACCGGGAAACGCGCCAAATCCTGGGGATTCACTGCTTTGGTGACCAGGCCGCCGAGATCGTGCACATCGGCCAGGCCATCATGAACCAGGAAGGGGAGGCCAACTCCCTGAACTACTTTATCAACACGACGTTCAACTATCCGACCATGGCAGAAGCATACCGCGTAGCTGCCCTGAATGGCCTGAACCGGATCTTCTGA
- a CDS encoding tellurite resistance TerB family protein, whose translation MIERLKMLFAGPEGNQPEPDSHQLAVAATALMVQLSRVDQHEDERELKAIVDGAVKAHQVSREEAEEILADALSHADDAVSMYEFTGLINEHLNQEDKQALLESIWRVAFADGRIDKYEEHLIRRMADLLHLNHREYMQARHRAEGTGS comes from the coding sequence ATGATCGAGCGTCTGAAAATGCTCTTTGCCGGCCCCGAGGGCAACCAGCCGGAACCCGACAGCCACCAACTGGCAGTGGCGGCCACCGCGCTGATGGTTCAGTTGTCGAGGGTGGACCAGCACGAGGACGAACGGGAACTGAAGGCCATTGTCGACGGCGCGGTAAAAGCCCACCAGGTGTCCCGGGAGGAAGCCGAGGAAATCCTGGCCGATGCACTCAGCCATGCTGACGACGCCGTCTCGATGTACGAGTTTACCGGTTTGATCAACGAGCACCTCAACCAAGAGGATAAACAGGCCCTGCTCGAAAGCATCTGGCGCGTGGCCTTTGCCGACGGTCGTATCGATAAATACGAGGAACACCTTATTCGCCGCATGGCGGACCTGCTGCATCTTAATCACAGAGAATACATGCAGGCGCGGCACCGGGCCGAAGGCACCGGTTCCTGA
- a CDS encoding zinc ABC transporter substrate-binding protein: MRVSLKAISLAFGALAFSNASQAAIQIVASIKPVELIVRAVATDDMQSTTLVPPGSSPHTYSMKPSERRALEEAEVIFWVGPEMETFLSRLVSGKEFRHRAVALMVPDQTITEDDGHGHDDHDNTHREHADHAGDDDHGHDAPAHDDGHNHGDGEDPHIWLDPELAIEMARTIHQTLSALEGVDTRALDSNLARFTDSVREMDGTIRRQLAPAHEISLFAYHNAFNRFAGHYDLQLDGVLTLNPELSPGARHIAGVQDKLRKANHPCLLTEPQFNRQWWRSITQGLNVTFSTWDPLATDVAVSADGYNQFQQRIVDAVLKCLPENTQHQGNGGNRQ, translated from the coding sequence ATGCGCGTTTCCCTAAAAGCCATCAGCCTGGCGTTTGGCGCCCTGGCGTTCAGCAACGCCTCACAGGCAGCCATTCAGATCGTCGCCTCCATCAAACCGGTCGAACTGATCGTTCGCGCCGTGGCCACGGACGACATGCAGTCCACCACCCTGGTACCACCCGGCTCAAGCCCGCACACCTACAGCATGAAGCCGTCCGAACGCCGGGCGCTCGAGGAAGCAGAGGTGATCTTCTGGGTGGGGCCGGAAATGGAAACATTCCTGAGTCGACTGGTTTCCGGAAAGGAGTTCCGGCACCGGGCTGTGGCCCTCATGGTCCCAGACCAGACGATTACTGAGGACGATGGACACGGGCACGACGACCACGACAACACCCACCGCGAGCACGCGGACCACGCTGGTGATGACGATCACGGCCACGATGCGCCGGCACACGACGACGGCCACAACCACGGGGACGGCGAAGATCCGCACATCTGGCTTGATCCGGAACTGGCCATTGAGATGGCGCGGACCATCCACCAGACCCTGTCAGCGCTTGAAGGCGTGGACACTCGTGCGCTGGACAGCAACCTGGCGCGTTTCACGGACAGCGTGCGGGAAATGGACGGAACAATCCGCAGGCAGTTGGCACCCGCCCACGAGATCAGCCTGTTTGCCTACCACAACGCCTTCAACCGGTTCGCCGGGCATTACGATCTGCAGCTGGACGGCGTCCTCACCCTCAATCCAGAGCTTTCTCCCGGCGCACGCCATATCGCCGGGGTGCAGGACAAGCTGCGCAAGGCCAATCATCCCTGCCTGCTCACCGAGCCCCAGTTCAATCGCCAATGGTGGCGTTCGATCACCCAGGGCCTGAATGTCACCTTCAGCACCTGGGACCCCCTGGCCACGGACGTGGCGGTGTCAGCGGACGGCTACAACCAGTTCCAGCAACGCATCGTCGACGCCGTGCTCAAATGCCTACCAGAGAATACTCAACATCAGGGGAATGGAGGCAATCGCCAGTAA
- a CDS encoding acyl-CoA thioesterase, with translation MNQQPSTPFRFRFRVRYGECDAQGVVFNARYGDFVDIAVNEYIRVLFGDYQRLLDQDLDFQVVSFTVNWKAPARFDDVLEARVRTGRIGNTSFTLHLEFYRYSDGQFIADSSITDVMIRPSSMSKLAVPDSIRARLEQGAPGVLISHAGEDGLP, from the coding sequence ATGAATCAGCAACCGAGCACACCCTTCAGATTCCGCTTCCGCGTGCGCTACGGCGAGTGCGACGCCCAGGGCGTGGTCTTCAATGCCCGCTACGGGGACTTTGTAGACATCGCCGTTAACGAATACATTCGGGTACTGTTCGGGGACTATCAGCGCCTGCTGGATCAGGACCTGGACTTTCAGGTGGTGAGTTTTACCGTGAACTGGAAAGCGCCGGCCCGGTTTGATGATGTTCTGGAAGCCCGGGTGCGCACCGGGCGGATCGGGAACACCTCGTTCACCCTGCACCTGGAGTTTTACCGATACAGTGACGGCCAGTTCATCGCGGATTCCTCGATCACCGATGTGATGATCCGGCCTTCGAGCATGTCCAAGCTGGCCGTTCCGGATTCTATCCGGGCTCGGCTCGAGCAAGGCGCGCCCGGCGTTCTGATCAGCCACGCGGGCGAGGACGGACTGCCCTGA
- a CDS encoding NAD(P)H-dependent flavin oxidoreductase, with protein sequence MSDFFGTELPVIQAPMAGVQDHRLAAAVSNAGGLGSLPCAMLGADALRAELETLKAATGRPFNVNFFAHRPPVQVEADERKWRRALEPFYQEFGINPDSIESGPGRMPFNEESAGIVEEFCPAVVSFHFGLPEPSLMERVRRTGAKVLSTATTVEEAVWLEQHGVDAIIAQGLEAGGHRGIFLTTDMTTQMGTFALLRQVVAAVKIPVIAAGGIADARGVKAALDLGAVAAQVGTAFLLCREATTRPVHREALKSQNARHTAITNVFSGGPARGIVNRVVRELGPLCREAPPFPLATGAIAPLRTAAEAAGSGDFSPLWCGQNASGCHEGSAAELLERLVP encoded by the coding sequence ATGAGTGATTTTTTCGGAACAGAGCTACCAGTTATCCAGGCGCCCATGGCGGGTGTTCAGGACCACAGGCTGGCCGCGGCGGTCTCGAACGCAGGCGGCTTGGGTTCTCTCCCTTGCGCCATGCTTGGCGCCGATGCCCTGCGCGCTGAACTTGAAACATTGAAAGCAGCCACCGGGCGCCCATTTAACGTCAACTTCTTCGCCCATAGGCCTCCTGTTCAGGTTGAAGCAGACGAACGAAAGTGGCGCCGGGCACTGGAACCCTTCTACCAGGAATTCGGTATCAATCCGGATTCCATCGAATCCGGGCCCGGCCGAATGCCCTTCAATGAGGAATCGGCCGGTATTGTGGAAGAGTTCTGCCCCGCGGTTGTAAGTTTTCACTTCGGCCTGCCAGAGCCCTCTCTGATGGAGCGGGTACGCAGAACGGGCGCCAAAGTTCTGTCCACGGCGACCACCGTTGAAGAAGCCGTCTGGCTAGAGCAACACGGTGTCGACGCCATCATTGCCCAGGGCCTTGAGGCCGGTGGCCACAGGGGCATCTTCCTGACCACAGACATGACTACCCAAATGGGTACCTTTGCCCTGCTGCGCCAGGTCGTCGCTGCGGTGAAAATCCCGGTGATTGCTGCCGGCGGCATTGCCGATGCCCGGGGCGTGAAAGCCGCTCTGGATCTTGGCGCTGTCGCCGCCCAGGTGGGCACCGCCTTTCTGTTGTGTCGAGAGGCAACCACAAGGCCAGTGCACAGAGAAGCACTGAAAAGCCAGAATGCCCGGCATACTGCCATTACCAATGTGTTCTCGGGAGGCCCCGCACGGGGCATTGTAAATCGGGTGGTCCGGGAGCTTGGCCCGCTCTGCCGTGAGGCTCCCCCATTTCCTCTTGCCACAGGGGCAATCGCACCACTCCGGACGGCTGCCGAGGCGGCTGGCTCTGGAGATTTTTCACCACTCTGGTGCGGGCAGAACGCATCTGGCTGCCACGAAGGTTCGGCCGCCGAGCTGCTTGAAAGGCTCGTACCCTGA
- the tal gene encoding transaldolase: MTSKLEQLKAMTTVVADTGDIEAIAKWRPEDATTNPSLLLKAAASDAYRPMLDKAVAEARRQGGSDAEQLTVATDTLAVLAGKEILGLIPGVVSTEVDARLSFDTAATLERARRLVELYDRQGVDTSRVLIKIASTWEGIRAAEQLEKEGIRCNLTLLFSFIQAAACAQAGAFLISPFVGRILDWHLANSGRDSYAAAEDPGVLSVSRIYNYYKANGFDTVVMGASFRNTGEIEMLAGCDRLTISPALLQELQDDAGELPRRLAPESASSQDRPGAIDEKLFRWESNEDAMATEKLADGIRRFTADQIELEHRVRQLAKAA; encoded by the coding sequence ATGACCAGCAAGCTTGAACAACTGAAAGCCATGACCACAGTCGTGGCCGACACCGGCGATATCGAGGCCATTGCCAAGTGGCGGCCGGAAGATGCCACCACGAATCCGTCGCTGCTGCTGAAAGCCGCCGCGTCCGACGCCTACCGCCCGATGCTGGACAAAGCCGTGGCCGAGGCTCGCCGGCAGGGCGGATCCGACGCCGAGCAGCTGACTGTAGCAACGGATACCCTGGCGGTACTGGCCGGCAAAGAGATCCTGGGCCTGATCCCGGGCGTGGTATCCACCGAGGTGGATGCGCGCCTGTCCTTTGACACCGCGGCCACTCTGGAACGCGCCCGCCGACTGGTGGAGCTGTACGATCGCCAGGGCGTGGATACCAGCCGCGTACTGATCAAGATAGCCTCCACCTGGGAGGGCATTCGCGCGGCCGAACAGCTTGAGAAAGAGGGCATCCGTTGCAACCTTACCCTGTTGTTCTCGTTTATCCAGGCCGCCGCCTGCGCCCAGGCGGGTGCCTTCCTGATTTCACCCTTCGTGGGCCGCATCCTTGATTGGCACCTGGCAAACAGTGGTCGGGACAGCTACGCCGCCGCGGAGGATCCCGGGGTATTGTCGGTAAGCCGGATCTACAATTACTACAAGGCAAACGGGTTCGATACCGTGGTCATGGGCGCCAGCTTCCGGAACACCGGGGAGATTGAGATGCTGGCCGGCTGCGACCGCCTCACCATCAGCCCGGCCCTTCTGCAGGAACTCCAGGACGATGCTGGAGAACTGCCGCGCCGACTGGCTCCTGAATCGGCCAGCAGCCAGGACCGTCCAGGTGCCATCGATGAAAAGTTGTTCCGGTGGGAGTCTAACGAAGACGCCATGGCCACGGAAAAACTGGCCGATGGCATTCGCCGGTTCACCGCCGACCAGATTGAGCTTGAACACCGGGTCCGGCAGCTTGCCAAAGCCGCCTGA
- a CDS encoding AEC family transporter — MPLMVQALLPVFVLIMLGHLFRRLDFPGGDFWPQAERFTYYVLFPAMLVFKLGQARLPVSAYGDIAVLIVAMLLSMTLVLVLAQWIWRWQGPVFSSVYQGAIRFNSYVGLAAGGMLLGDQGLSLTAIAVAIMVPLLNLLCILMFSLVASDGPVRLGPVLRAIITNPLIVGSVVGVIWSFFEFGFHPLLAGILEPLSNLALPMGLMTVGAGLQLKALRGASMPFIVSSVLKLVAFPLMTAGLAWMLGLDGLMVQVAVLLSALPTATSAYILARQLGGDAPLMAGIISGQTLLAIASIPLMLSILW, encoded by the coding sequence ATGCCACTGATGGTCCAGGCCCTGTTGCCGGTGTTTGTCCTGATCATGTTGGGGCACTTGTTCCGGCGTCTGGATTTTCCGGGAGGCGATTTCTGGCCCCAGGCGGAGCGTTTTACCTATTATGTGCTCTTTCCGGCCATGCTGGTGTTCAAGCTGGGGCAGGCTCGATTGCCGGTGTCTGCCTACGGCGATATTGCTGTGCTGATAGTAGCCATGCTCTTGAGCATGACATTGGTATTGGTGCTGGCGCAGTGGATCTGGCGCTGGCAGGGGCCTGTGTTCTCGTCAGTTTATCAGGGGGCGATCCGGTTCAACTCCTACGTGGGGCTGGCGGCAGGCGGTATGCTTCTGGGCGATCAGGGGCTCTCTCTCACCGCCATTGCGGTGGCCATTATGGTGCCGCTGCTGAACCTGCTGTGCATACTCATGTTCTCGCTGGTGGCCTCAGACGGCCCGGTTCGGCTTGGGCCAGTGCTTCGGGCTATCATCACCAACCCGCTCATTGTGGGATCTGTGGTGGGGGTTATCTGGAGTTTCTTCGAGTTCGGTTTCCATCCGCTGCTCGCCGGCATTCTGGAACCCCTGAGCAACCTGGCATTGCCCATGGGGCTGATGACGGTTGGGGCCGGGCTGCAATTGAAGGCGCTTCGCGGTGCTTCCATGCCCTTTATCGTGTCCTCGGTGTTGAAGCTGGTGGCGTTCCCGCTGATGACGGCCGGGCTGGCCTGGATGTTGGGGCTCGACGGCCTGATGGTTCAGGTCGCGGTGCTTCTTTCGGCGCTGCCTACGGCCACCTCGGCGTATATCCTGGCGCGCCAGCTGGGAGGCGATGCCCCCCTGATGGCGGGCATCATCAGCGGCCAGACCTTACTGGCGATTGCCTCCATTCCCCTGATGTTGAGTATTCTCTGGTAG
- a CDS encoding SDR family oxidoreductase encodes MSQIYPTTKEVAHIFITGGASGIGLQLARDYAGSGCAVTLFDIQPTQGAVAELSAIPEAGPVRAFAMDVCDPAQVRKVIAEAAAEQGPDLVIHCAGICIAAPFEEISDEAYTRLININLLGSRHVAAAVLPYLQSGSQLAFVASIAGLLGCYGYSAYCAAKYGVVGLAEVLRIELAPRGIAVSLVCPPEVETPLVVEERKNRPKQTETLKLMAGTLPVEYAVEQIRRGIDRRRFLIIPGKRARLLWFTNKLLPGSLTRRLTDFLVSR; translated from the coding sequence ATGTCCCAAATTTATCCAACGACCAAAGAAGTGGCCCACATCTTCATCACCGGCGGCGCCAGTGGCATCGGCCTCCAGCTCGCCCGTGACTATGCGGGCTCTGGCTGTGCAGTTACCCTGTTTGATATCCAGCCCACCCAAGGTGCGGTCGCCGAGCTTTCAGCCATCCCCGAAGCGGGACCGGTGCGGGCGTTCGCCATGGACGTCTGTGACCCCGCACAGGTTCGCAAAGTCATCGCCGAGGCTGCGGCGGAGCAGGGGCCGGATCTGGTCATTCACTGTGCAGGCATCTGCATCGCAGCGCCCTTTGAGGAGATTAGTGATGAGGCCTACACGCGACTGATCAATATCAACCTGCTGGGTTCCCGGCACGTGGCCGCGGCAGTGTTGCCATATCTGCAGTCCGGCTCCCAACTGGCATTCGTGGCGTCCATCGCCGGGTTGCTGGGGTGTTACGGATATTCGGCATACTGCGCCGCCAAATACGGCGTAGTGGGTCTGGCCGAGGTTTTGCGTATCGAGTTGGCGCCCCGTGGCATTGCTGTGTCTCTGGTCTGTCCGCCGGAGGTCGAGACGCCGCTGGTGGTTGAAGAGCGCAAGAACCGTCCCAAACAGACTGAAACTCTGAAGTTGATGGCAGGTACACTGCCGGTGGAATATGCCGTTGAGCAGATTCGTCGTGGCATCGACCGGCGACGGTTTCTGATCATTCCAGGCAAGCGGGCACGGTTGCTCTGGTTCACCAATAAGCTGCTCCCGGGGAGCCTGACGCGCCGGCTGACGGATTTTCTGGTCAGCCGTTGA
- a CDS encoding HPP family protein, translated as MGLRNEQLRWQLVRGLVRTLHLERLANRYSRTTVMAVFNLINGGLSIALVSFVALVTQEAFIFPSLGATAFILFYVPLAQPASPRNTLCGHLIGALAGLLSLYLFGLQHHPSAFVTGVDLARVGAASLSLGLTGCLMVLLRVAHPPAGATALIVSLGLMPDPAQLPILMAGVGLLLVHAFIMNRLAGIPYPVWSTRPTAPATTVSLP; from the coding sequence ATGGGATTACGGAACGAGCAACTGCGCTGGCAACTGGTCCGGGGACTGGTCCGGACCTTACATCTCGAGCGATTGGCAAACCGTTACAGCCGAACCACGGTGATGGCCGTATTCAATCTGATCAACGGTGGTTTGAGCATTGCGCTGGTCTCCTTTGTTGCCCTGGTCACCCAGGAAGCCTTTATCTTTCCATCCCTGGGCGCTACGGCCTTTATCCTGTTCTATGTTCCTCTTGCCCAGCCGGCGTCACCAAGAAACACACTGTGCGGCCACCTGATCGGGGCGTTGGCGGGGCTACTGAGCCTGTACCTGTTTGGCCTGCAGCACCACCCTTCCGCCTTTGTCACGGGTGTCGACCTGGCACGCGTGGGTGCCGCGTCGCTCTCGCTGGGGCTGACGGGGTGCCTGATGGTGTTGCTGCGAGTGGCCCACCCACCTGCGGGCGCGACGGCACTGATTGTGTCCCTGGGGTTGATGCCCGACCCGGCCCAACTGCCTATACTGATGGCCGGCGTTGGTTTGCTTCTCGTTCATGCCTTTATAATGAACCGGCTTGCCGGCATTCCTTATCCGGTCTGGTCGACCCGACCAACGGCACCGGCTACGACGGTATCTTTGCCGTGA